TCTTGGCACCGCTGCTGCAACTCGAATCGTTGCCGCCGTCGTCGCGGACAAGATGAAGGAGTATTTCAATACCACTAAGCGAATCGATAAAGCTAACGGTCGCTTAGTGCTAGAGAAGATCGCTGCAGCATCGCGAACACGAATTTCTGCACGTGCCCATAAGGATTTACAACGTCGCAAGAATGCATTGGAGTCATCATCGCTGCCCACGAAACTATCCGACTGTCGCTCAGAGGATGTAACTCGTACTGAACTATTTATCGTCGAAGGTGATTCAGCACTTGGTACAACAAAGGCGGCACGCAATAGTGAGTTCCAGGCAATCTTGCCGATTCGCGGAAAGATTCTTAATGTGCAGAAAGCATCACTATCGCAGATGCTCGAAGATAAAGAGTGCGGTTCGATAATTCAAGTAATTGGTGCGGGCTCTGGAAAATCCTTTGAACTCGATGAAGCGCGATATGGTCGAATAATTTTGATGTCCGATGCCGATGTTGATGGTGCGCATATTCGTTGTTTACTCTTAACCTTGATGTATCGCTATATGCGCCCACTTATTGATTCCGGCCGGGTATTTGCCGCTATCCCACCACTTCACCGAATTGAGGTTCTAGGTGGGGGAGGCAAAAAGGGCCAATATATTTATACATATAGCGATGATGAGATGAAGAAAATCACTTCAGAATTAAAGAAGAACGGTAAGAAGTGGAAAGAGCCGATTCAGCGCTACAAAGGTCTGGGCGAAATGGATGCCGACCAGCTGCGCGAAACTACTATGGATCCCGATGCCCGCACGTTGCGCCGCATTACAGTCTCCGATGCAACTGCCGCTGAGGCGATGTTCGAACTCTTGATGGGCAGCGATGTGGCCCCGCGTAAAGAGTTCATCGCTAACGCTGAAATCGATCGCGACCACATCGACGCTTAATACAGAGCCTTAAAGCAGGGATGTTATACGATCAATCCATGAGGAAACTCTCAAAATCACCCAATAGCGTTTTACTTGTTGCAGGATTAATTTTGGCGTTATTAGCCACTATATCCCTTGCGATTTCCAGCAATCCAGAGAAGAACTTCACCGAGGGAAGTCCTGAGGCAACGGTGCAGCTCTATTTAGATGCAATCATCAAGGGCGATAACGATCTTGCCTTAACTTTTCTCGATCCCAATAACTCCTGTGAATCCGCAGACTTAGATCGCGCATATATTCATGATTCCTACAGAGTGAATCTCATTAGTAGCGTGATTTCAGGTACGAGTGCAACTGTAAAAATAGATGTGGAGTATGCCTCTTCAATGCCCTTTGATCCGAGTTATTCAAATCCACAAACTATGAGATTAGAAAAGATTTCCTCGAAATGGTTGCTTACGGGAATACCTTGGCCACTTTACGACTGCGGACCACCCAAATGAGGATTTTCGGAATCTTTGGTTACCTCTTTGTCTTTGTCTTAATTTTTCTAGCAGTTAAACGTGTATTTTCCAATGACGGTGTTGCGACAAATAGGGGAGACCAAGTCCGTCGCTTCTTCCAATTTGGCCTTCTATTTGCCTTAGTTGTGATTTCAGCGACCGGCGTATCTGGAATCATTAGTCGAATTATTGGATTTAGCAACGAAATCGTTTCTAGCCAAAGCGCCCTTGCAAGAGATACTTCATTTTCATTAGTTGGCCTCCCGCTCCTCTTCCTTGTGGCGAGATGGGTTCGAAAGAGTGTTGCTGAAAATAAATTAGAGATTAAGACTTTTGGCTGGAATATATATTTTGTTGCGATTTCAATAGTGAGTTTAATTGTGACTATGATCGCTGCAAATGCAGTTCTCACTTGGCTAGTTGCCGCTGAAAACTTCAACTCCGGCTCTGTTGCACGATTCATTGTGTGGATGCCAGTTTGGTTTTTGCATTATCGACTGCATACCCATCTCATTTTTGGTCCTGATCTCACTAATACTTTGATAATCGGTTCAGTCATTGGTTTAGTAACTGTTGTAACCGGTGCGATTGAGACGCTTCAGAATCTTATTAATCTCATATTTGGAAGTGAAAAAACCTTTTTGTTATTTGAATCTTCGCATCCGCTCATGGAAGGATTTATTACCTTTTTGATTGGCGCAACCGTCTGGTATCTATATTGGCTAAGAATTACCATTAAATCGGAGCGAAATACGCTCTGGTATGCCTATGTACTGCTTGCTGGAACCGGTGGCGGAATAGTAATGATGATCGTTTCAGCAAGCTTTACTCTCTACCAGAGTTTAATTTGGTTTATTGGTGATACAAAAAATGAATCAGCTTCCTCCTTCTTTAACGATCTACCCGGCACAGTTGCAGCATTTGCCGTTGGGTTGGTTCTTTGGTGGTACCACAAGGAGGTTTTGGAAAGTAAAAAATCCGGTGAAAGTGATGAAGTTCGGCGTATCTACCAATACCTCATGGCTGGAGTCAGCCTCATTGCAGCGGCCGCCGGTATTTCTATGATTTTAATTTCAGTTTTGGAGAAATTTTCAGCCAAGTCTGTAATTTATGGAGCTGGCTCAATTAATACATTGATTGGTGCCCTCACTCTCATTATTGTGGGCGCGCCTATTTGGTGGATTTATTGGAACAAAATCGAGGGGCAGTTAGTTGCTCATCCAAGCGATGAGTATGCTTCGCCAACACGCCGCTTCTACCTCTTCCTCCTCTTTGGTGTTAGTGGCGTAGTCGCCGTTGTGATGTTATTAATCGGCGTCGCAATCTTCTTCGAAGCTGTGTTTCAATCGAATTTAGGTTCTGAAACGATTAGAAAATCTAGAACTGCTGTTTCTCTACTAATTACGACTGCAGGTATATCGTGGTATCACTGGCTCATTTACCGGAATGAGAAAAAATACTCTGTTGCAAAAATGACACCAGTGGCCAGTCATCATTACCCAGCGATCGATTGCGAAAAACCTATCGCGTTAGCTCAGTTTTATGCCGCCCTTACTGGCTACTCTGCTCAACTTTTAAAAGATGTTAGGCCAGAAGTTGAGTGGGTAGATTTATTTCATAATGGAAAGCGCATGATGGGATTTCAAAAGATCGATAATTACCGACGACCAACCTGGCCAACGGGGGAAGTGCCTCAGCAAATGCATCTAGATTTCGAGGTTCCTGATTTAGATGAAGGCGAGAGGCGAGTAATCGCACTTGGCGCAAGTAAAGCGGAGTACCAACCAGGAGAGAGTTTTCGCGTCTATCTCGACCCCGAGGGCCATCCATTTTGCTTGGTGATGAGCTCCTAGGTTTCTTGCCTTTGTCCACACAGGATTTTCTATGTACGGGGCTTAATTAATCGATAGAGACTAAGTCGAAATACTCCTCTTTCCACAGATCTTCATCACCATCTGGCAGCAAGATAACGCGCTCAGGTTTTAATGATTGAACTGCACCTTCATCGTGGCTCACCAAAATAACTGCGCCTTGATACTCACTCAGTGCACCTAGAATTTCAGCACGCGATGCAGGATCTAAGTTATTTGTTGGCTCATCAAGGAGCAGTACATTTGCCGCTGAAACAACAAGTACTGCAAGGGCTAAACGTGTTCGCTCGCCACCCGATAAGACTTTAACGGGCTTATGAACATCATCACCGATAAATAAGAATGAACCAAGAGTATTTCGCGCCTCTGGTTCGCGCAGATCTGGCGTTGCAGACATCATGTTTTCAAGCACTGTACGTTCGAAGTCTAGTGACTCGTGCTCCTGGGCATAGTAACCAATCTTTAATCCATGACCATGCTCGACGGTGCCTGTGTCAGATTCAAGTTCTCCAGCTAAAATTCTAAGAAGCGTAGTTTTACCGGCGCCGTTAAGACCAAGGATGACAACGCGTGATCCTTTGTCGATGACACATGAGACGTCAGTGAAGATTTCCAGCGAGCCATAAGATTTTGAAAGCTCTTCACCAGATAAAGGAGTTTTGCCACATGGGGCGGGGGTTGGAAAGCGCAGGCGAGCAACTTTGTCGCTTACGCGAACATCTTCAAGACTGGATCTAAGTTTTTCAGCACGACGTAACATGCCTTGGGCCGCCGTTGCCTTGCTAGCTTTAGCGCGCATCTTTTCGCCTTGCTTCTGCAAAATCTCGGCGCGCTTTTCGGCGTTAGCGCGTTCTTTCTTGCGGCGATGTTCATCTTGTTCGCGTTGTAATAAATAAGCTTTCCAACCTAAGTTGTATACATCTATGACGTTACGGTTAGCGTCTAAGTAAAAGACTTTATTAACAACCGTCTCAATCAAGTTAGTATCGTGAGAAATAATCACAAGTCCACCAGAGTATTTAGATAAAAAATCACGCAGCCAGACAACTGATTCAGCATCTAAATGGTTAGTTGGCTCATCCAGAAGTAGCGTTTCAGCGCCACTAAAGAGAATTCGGGCCAGCTCAATTCGGCGACGTTGACCACCAGATAATGTTGAGAGCTCATGGCCAAAGACCGCTTCGGTCACACCTAACGATGTTGCTATCGCTTCAGCTTCGGCAGTTGCGGCATATCCACCTGCTGCACTGAATTCATGTTCAACACGGGTGTATCTATCCATAGCCTTTTCAAGGGCTTCGCCCTCGGTAGTAGACATCTCCTCTTCTACTTGACGCATGCGATGTGAAATCTGATCTAAATTACGGGCCGACAAGATGCGCTCGATTACCGAACCAGGTTCATCGCCTGTACGAGGATCTTGTGGCAGATATCCGATTTTCCCTGTCCGATTTACCGCCCCACCTGCAGGCATTGTCTCTCCGGCCAGCACTTTTGCAAGCGTTGATTTACCCGCACCATTTCGACCCACAAAGCCGATACGGTCGCCGCTATTTATACGCACGGTGACACCCTTAACCAGCAGGCGGGCACCTGCACGTAGTTCGAGGGCTTGAGTAGAAATCACACCGTATTCTAGCCGAGTTTATGCAGCGCCAATTCTCGTCTTTCGAGGCGTAGCAAATGACTTAGATACGGCAGTTAACTCCTCAGACACTTGGGCTTTGATCGCATCATCGCTCTTGAGTAGTTTTGTTAACTCAGTGATTATCGATTTTAGTTCTTTCTGTTCGCTCTCAAGTTCTAATGTGCTCATCTTGGTCAGACGGCGAAGTGGCATATCTAAGATATACGTTGTTTGCTCATCATTTAAGGAGAAATCCTTCATGAGCTTTTCTTTGGCAGTTGCAGCATCATC
This sequence is a window from Candidatus Planktophila sp.. Protein-coding genes within it:
- a CDS encoding DUF5671 domain-containing protein, producing MRIFGIFGYLFVFVLIFLAVKRVFSNDGVATNRGDQVRRFFQFGLLFALVVISATGVSGIISRIIGFSNEIVSSQSALARDTSFSLVGLPLLFLVARWVRKSVAENKLEIKTFGWNIYFVAISIVSLIVTMIAANAVLTWLVAAENFNSGSVARFIVWMPVWFLHYRLHTHLIFGPDLTNTLIIGSVIGLVTVVTGAIETLQNLINLIFGSEKTFLLFESSHPLMEGFITFLIGATVWYLYWLRITIKSERNTLWYAYVLLAGTGGGIVMMIVSASFTLYQSLIWFIGDTKNESASSFFNDLPGTVAAFAVGLVLWWYHKEVLESKKSGESDEVRRIYQYLMAGVSLIAAAAGISMILISVLEKFSAKSVIYGAGSINTLIGALTLIIVGAPIWWIYWNKIEGQLVAHPSDEYASPTRRFYLFLLFGVSGVVAVVMLLIGVAIFFEAVFQSNLGSETIRKSRTAVSLLITTAGISWYHWLIYRNEKKYSVAKMTPVASHHYPAIDCEKPIALAQFYAALTGYSAQLLKDVRPEVEWVDLFHNGKRMMGFQKIDNYRRPTWPTGEVPQQMHLDFEVPDLDEGERRVIALGASKAEYQPGESFRVYLDPEGHPFCLVMSS
- a CDS encoding ABC-F family ATP-binding cassette domain-containing protein, coding for MISTQALELRAGARLLVKGVTVRINSGDRIGFVGRNGAGKSTLAKVLAGETMPAGGAVNRTGKIGYLPQDPRTGDEPGSVIERILSARNLDQISHRMRQVEEEMSTTEGEALEKAMDRYTRVEHEFSAAGGYAATAEAEAIATSLGVTEAVFGHELSTLSGGQRRRIELARILFSGAETLLLDEPTNHLDAESVVWLRDFLSKYSGGLVIISHDTNLIETVVNKVFYLDANRNVIDVYNLGWKAYLLQREQDEHRRKKERANAEKRAEILQKQGEKMRAKASKATAAQGMLRRAEKLRSSLEDVRVSDKVARLRFPTPAPCGKTPLSGEELSKSYGSLEIFTDVSCVIDKGSRVVILGLNGAGKTTLLRILAGELESDTGTVEHGHGLKIGYYAQEHESLDFERTVLENMMSATPDLREPEARNTLGSFLFIGDDVHKPVKVLSGGERTRLALAVLVVSAANVLLLDEPTNNLDPASRAEILGALSEYQGAVILVSHDEGAVQSLKPERVILLPDGDEDLWKEEYFDLVSID